ctagctccaattagcacctcttgggttggatagtttttttgggtgggttatagatgcaactagctcaaactagccctcatgtttagatatactttagggctatttgagcccgaactagctcaaactaactgtaacccatggatacaacagcagttaatcagccgataattgtAAGAATgtactaaactccttccggcccataatataacatgttaattcatctaatatgtgattatattggatgttataagatactccctccgttcctaaatatttgtctttttacagatttcaaatggactaccacatacggatgtatatagacatattataaaagagtgttgtactacatcatttagcaattgttgtttagcttctaatattaacttggtgcttttagctacatatgtcattggtaaatatccgcacttcgaccctttctgcatatgggcaatgagatatcgatgaaccagcatcaagtgaggaagctgataaagattgttagtaaaatgggtccaaagatggcaattaaactatttgtttacactttatccaagacaacagcaaactgtaggatggtaagtaagaactctgcaagcttgtttttactgcccataatgagttgtgttagatgacaatgtctcaatctttttcctttgaagtggttgccaaagcagtttactcaagattacctctcaatctacatgattggtgggcatgcaaaggttaaagtatttctaccagaacacgatgattatctagatgttttcatgaagaccgtgaaggatgggcggtcagccatcacaaggggttggactagagtcgtgcgtgccttctgcatggaggagggcacaatatgggaattccgcttcaccttgttcagcaaccagaatatatttcgcctctttctttaccgtctttaatagtaaaagtatacaactgtggttcatcattctttatttggttcttatgtaattcttgaacatatgtacctatgaatcgaataatgcattggttgtttgaacctgatggatatgaataaacctgtagcatactttcaaattcaaattcaaatctggtacaGTTTGAAAtaacagcaattaaattacggtgaaattatgctcgccaggttgttacggcacacacagctggtaaaacacaaacatttgcgatatacaccataatctgagacgTTTACAGAGAGGAAACgcgtgcaagcatgcacacagttgccgtttgcgaagcgtgtgcgatgtcagacaatatcacaaatggtgctggCAAACTAAAcataaacgtttgtgttagttgccttatcgtacacgattcgcaaccatgaactgtttctgatgaagtatgcatcgtaaacgttgcaccacagaatagagTGTGTGATAGTTATCGTGTaagacgatgttacgacggtctgaCGTTTCGTAAtcttgtccgacactcgtacgGTGATTAGCTAATtaatcttcttaacagtgaaccatttgtgatgggtcgcgcatcatacacgttctgtaatagtgaaccatttgtgatgggctgcgcatcgtaaacgtagcaccacaaaataccgactatgatggcaatgcgagaagaaacgagtaggagtactgtaggggccctatccccgacggtttctgggtcttgtgagaaggacccccttatcgcccacactcacttggcgatggttccaaataccgtcgcggaaaggggttaaaaaccgtttgtatagcaccgactcGCACCAGTGTCCCTTTATTTGccttaccttttttcttgaaactaatggtcttgttaaccatcaacacttgatgctccgtcttgatttctacctccgccgatttcagcatcgcgaagagctcgggaatcatttttgtcatcctttgcctattatagttcatcacaaagcttttgtagcttggtggcagtgactgaagaactctatcaataacactctCAATTGAAAGATCaattcctagctgagtcaagtggtaatgatacccagacattttgagtatgtgttcactggcagaattgttctcctccatcttacagctaaagaacttgttggagacttcatatctctcaaaccgggcattagcttgaaatatcaacttcatctcttggaacatctcatatgctctatggcgttcaaaacgtctttgaagtcctggttcaaagccataaagcatggcacagtaaactatcgagtagtcatcagtccGCGTTTGCCAGGCGTTTATAACATCTAGATTAGCGGGAGGGGGTGGGTTACCtagcggttcatcaaggacataattcttctgtgcagcagtgaggataatcctcaagttacgtacccactccgtgtagttgctaccatcatctttcaacttagctttctctaggagcgcattaaaattcaagggaacggtagcacgggccattgatctacaacatagatatgaaaatactatcaggcctaagttcgtgataaattaagttcaattaatcaaattactaatgaactcccacttaaattaacatccctcaagttatctaagtgatacatgatccaaatcaactaacccatgtccgatcatcacgtgagatggggtagtcatcaatggtgaacatttctatgttgatcatatctactatatgaatcaTGTTCGATGGCGCCTGGACGCCGCAGGGGGGCATctccaccatcaccatcaccaacaactctctccCCATTGtcatggtgatgtgtgagtagtccccCCTTCGGGATGAGGgtactccccccccccctccgggataagggtactccctccatccggtgaagagtgtacatttGGCTCTAAATTTTGTCCataaaagagtgtacttctatcttcccaATGTACTTTAAAGTAGAAAAAAGGTTTCTCTCTCATCACTCGGTAATCAAGACCAACAACATTCAACACATGGTGTgcttaatttctacatgcacttatctcattgggggttgggtaattaaagaggagagagatagTGAATTGTAactttccaatgcattttttatTTCACTCCATAATTTGTCGTAAAATTTCTATATGTACATTTTtcaccgaacggagggagtatgtactgGTAGGTATGTGTTTGGTACCTCTCTCTCCCATGTTTTTGAAAGTTTGTGATCTTGATTGTATCATGAGCTTTATGAATATGGAtcatatgtgttggggaacgttgcatggaaaacaaaaaaaaaatctacgcacacacaagatctatccatggagatgcatagctacgagagggggagagcatcttcatacccttgaagatcgataacgggaagcgtttatcaacgcggttgatgcagtcatacaccttcatgatccatccctatcaagtaccgaacgtacaacaccttcgcgttcagcgcacgttcagctcgatgacgtcatcaccttcttgatccagcaagagaggcaaagtagtagatgagtttcggcagcacgatagcgtggtgacggtggtggtgaagaacaatatCCATAGCGCTTCGgtaagcacaacggaaactatgtcGGTGGATAAACTAGAAGGggcagggttgccggcacacggcttggtgaatcttgatctgtcttgggtgctagccctgcccctctatttatatgttgagccctggggtcgtttcttggagaaagagcctcctcaaagtcgttTTAGCCtacaaggcaagagtccttctcggactccaagaCCAGACGTGAGGGTCATTGGCGTCTGGCCCCAGACGCCAGGATCCCTGGTGTCTGGCCccttggcctccgcaaaactccatTTGCACCTTCCTAAATCCTCGTGGGCTTTACCTGTTgacccaaataaagtgttctcatacccgaacatttcgggaaacatctgaaaccccttccggtgaattccagaatccttccggagaccaaacactattgtccaatatatcaatctttacctccagactattccggagctcctcgtcatgtccgtgatctcatccagaattccgaacaacattcagtcaccaacatacataactcatataatactatatcgtcaacgaacattaagcgtgcacaccgtacgggttcgagaatgatgtagacatgaccgagatgcttctcCGGTTAATacccaatagcgggacctagatgcccatattggttcctacatattctacgaagatctttatcagtcgaacctttatgtcaacatacgtagttccctttgtccgtcggtatgttacctgcccgagattcgatcgtcggtatcttcatactagttcaatcttgttaccggttagtctctttactcattatgtaatacatcatcttgtaactaactccttagtcactttgcttgcaagcttcttgtgatgttgtattatcgagagggcccagagatacctcttcatcatacggagtgacaaatcccagtcttgattcatgccaactcaacagacaccttcggagatacatgtagagcatctttatgatcacccatttatgttgtgatgtttgatagcacacaaggtattcctccggtatccgagagttgcatgatctcatggtcgaaggaatgtgtatttggcattaagaaagcagtaggaataaactgaacaatcatatgctaagctaacgaatgggtcttgtccatcacatcattctcctaatgatgtgatcccgttatcaaacgacaacacatgtctatggttaggaaaccttaaccatcttttgatcgacgagctagtctagtagaggcatactagggacttggtatttgcttatgtattcacacatgtatttaagtttccaatcaatacaattctagcatgaataataaacctttatcatgattaacaAAATATAataacaacaactttattattgcctctagggcatatttccaacaatatgatGCTTCCCCCTCCATTATTTGTGGTGAATTAAGTCTTGCTCTTTGAAGTTTCTTTATGCTGgattgaatattttggatttgagaTTGCATGATCCATGTTTAGTAATTAATTTGCGGATAGCTGACGGTGTAGAAAACTGTCAGATCCCTCGGTAGGAGTCCTGACATGGCTAGAAGTTTCGAAGCAGAGGTCGCAcggaggttttacccaggttcgggcctccgaAGAGTAATACCCTATATCATGCTCGTGTTTGTTATTCATGGTGGAGGAATACCTCGTAGGAGGGGTATACAATGGTGTGTATGAGATGTCTATTGAGAGTTGTATCTACGGGAATGAGAGTTTCCTAGCCTCTCCTTATATACTCGAGGAGGCTAGGGTTTGCTAGGGTTTTACTGAGGGAGGAAACCAAACTAGGTTTGCTGCCGCACCAACTTGGAGATCAAGTTGGCAGCACGACGTCTATCTTCTTCtttaagccccccccccctcgccgctGGGCCTCGTGGGCCCTCGAGAAGGCCTTCTGTCGGGCTCCCCTCGGTGAGCCACCCCCAATGTATTACACTGTGAGTAGCACCTGAGCATGGCGAAGGTCGCGGGAGTGGTCTTCGAGACCTCCGGCGGGATCCACTGTCGATGGCGCTCTGTCCTTGTGATTCTTTCTTAGGGAACTCGTCTCTGGGGCCTCCGAGGCCTGCAACCCTGTATCAGGACAATTCTGACTGGCCTCCAGGAGTCCTAACAGCCACCGACCTGGTCCACTGGGCCCATCTAGAGTATCTTGAAGTGTCGTTTGCACAAATCCCGCTAATTAAGGGATGTGATGATGATGGTTTCTGAATCCGCGCGCCTTACCTCGCAAAACGGGGAATTGCAAAGGATATATGGCACCTGTCGCGTCGTGAGGCCAGACGCTTCGGTTTCAAGCTGGTTATAGGGAGGGGGAAACGAAGGGTTTTTTCTCCCTCTGTCTTCATCCATTTTCGTCTCCCAGCCCTCAGCTCCCAAAAGCGTGTCGCCACCTCAAAGTCTTCAGCGCTTGCTCACGTAGCCCCCGTCCACCCCTTCCTTGCCACCAAGATGGCCCGAACCAAGAGCGAGAAGGTTCCTAAGGTTCCCAGCTAGGATCTGCCCGCCGCTGGAACGGGGCTGAAGCGGAAGAGGGTCGCCTCCAAGGGTGGTATGAAACAACAGCCGGAAGCCCCCAAGACTACAGGAAAGTGGTTCCCTTCCTCGGCCACCGACAAAAAACTTCAGGGTCTCGTGGAGATAGGGCTGATGCCAGCGGATTTGGAGTGCCGCCTCCCGGGGGACGAGGCTCCGCCAACTCCTCGCGACGGTGAGCACATCCTCTGCCTGGAGTATATATTTCGggaggggctcgggtttcccctACACGACTTCGTTTGCGGGATCTTGCGCTTCTACGGCTGCTAGCTACACCACATCCCGTCAAACGGGGTTCTTTACATTGCAAACTTCATCACATTTTGCGAGTGCTTTCTCGGGACTGCCGCTCACTTTAAGTTGTTCCAATACTTCAATCAGGACTGCGTTCAGACCAACGGGGACATCGTCTACGACCCCGCAACACCAAATTCCTCGCCACATACCTCCGGAAAATAATCCTATACAACCTGGTCTCACGCTTCATCTCGTAAGATTTGCCATGTGTACTTCACCAATCTTGATGCATCCCTTTTTCCCCAAGATTTATATGCCTGATCTGTATTTTGTCTCCGCTGTTTCGAGATTTGATGTTTAATTGATGAAGCCCAAGCAATCCGGCATGCCCGTCGGTGCACTAGATGGCTAGCTTTTCTACGGTGCTGGGCCTGCCGGCGAGGGGCGCGAGGCCACGTAGGAGACTGTTAGGATTCATGGGGCTGGACGCTGGTGGCGTGAAGTTCGGGAAGGAGGATTGAGGAAGAAGGATGCATCAAGATTGGTGAAGAACACGTGGCATCCTCTAGAGTAGGTCTTACGAGATGAAGCCTGAGACCAGGTCGTatgggattattttcccggacctCCCGAAGCCCCGCAAAGTTAACTGCAGCTGCGTGGACGGCGAGCACCGCACCGCACACGAACGCGAACCTGACGCTGCCGCGCCACACAACACGCCATTCGCGCGCGGATCGTCGGATGTCACGCCCAGGATTATATTCTCCGGTGCCGCACGTACCATGCGATCGCACAGCTCACGTCGAGAGCTTTTCTGTTTGGCGTCGCCGTCAATGAAACACCTTCCCGTCGAGCCGACGACGCCTATAAGTACCTCGTCTGATCGCATCATCACTCCCAAGTACTACAACCTCTGGACCTCTCACCTAGCGCACATCCATGGCGCGCTTCCTCGTCGCCCTCCTCGCCACCACCCTGGTCGCGGTAATGGCCGAAGAAGCCACTGAGCAACGCCTGCATCTTCTTCATTTCGGCAAACTGCACCTAGTGCATTTCGCATGAGATTGATCGATCACAAACTGGTGCTAACGGCCTGTTTCGTCACAGGTTCAGGCTGGAGGGCAGCTGGGCCAcgcggcgccggcgacggcggaGGTGTTCTGGCGCGCCGTGCTGCCACACTCGCCATTGCCCGACGCCGTTCTCCGCCTTCTCAAACAACCCGCAGCAGGTCTGTCTTTCATGTTCCTTTCCTCGTCGCCCTCCGTTAACTGTCTTCTTCTCTCGAGTTTGATTGACCGCCAAACACAAAAAATGCATGCACGCACAGGTGTTGAACTGCTCACAGAAGCCACCAGCTTCGTGAGGGATGCCGAGGACAGGCCCCCCTTCGACTACCGTGATTACAGCCGCTCGCCGCCCGATGATGAACCGAGCAAGAGCACCGGCGCCGCCTCCGGGGCGCGGGACTTCGACTACGACGACTACAGCGGGGGCGACAAGCTCCGTGGCGCCGCCTCCGGGGCGCGGGACTTCGACTACGACGACTACAGCGGGGCCGACAAGCTCCGTGGCGCCACCGATGAATACAAGGCGCCGAGCAGCAGCCTCGCTGGAAACGGGGCGTCCATGGCTAGGGGCGGCAAGGCGGAGACGACGACGGTGTTCTTTCACGAGGAGGCGGTGCGCGTCGGCAAGAGGCTCCCATTCCGCTTCCCGCCGGCGACTCCCGCCGCGCTCGGTTTCCTGCCGCGCCAGGTCGCCGACTCCGTCCCGTTCACGACGGCCGCGCTGCCTGGCGTCCTCGCGACGTTCGGCGTCGCGTCCGACTCCGCCACGGTGGCCAGCATGGAGGCGACGCTGCGCGCCTGCGAGTCGCCGACCATCGCCGGGGAGTCCAAGTTCTGCGCGACCTCGCTGGAGGCCCTGGTGGAGCGCGCCATGGAAGTGCTGGGGACCCGCGACATCAGGCCGGTGACGTCGACGCTGCCCCGCGCCGGCGCCCCGCTGCAGACGTACACCGTCCGCTCCGTGCGGCCGGTGGAGGGGGGGCCTGTCTTCGTGGCGTGCCACGACGAGGCCTACCCGTACACCGTGTACCGGTGCCACACCACTGGCCCGTCCAGGGCGTACATGGTGGACATGGAGGGCGCGCGCGGCGGCGACGCGGTGACCATCGCCACCGTGTGCCACACCGACACGTCCCTGTGGAACCCGGAGCACGTCTCCTTCAAGCTCCTGGGCACCAAGCCTGGCGGCACGCCGGTCTGCCACCTCATGCCGTACGGGCACATAATCTGGGCCAAGAACGTGAATCGCTCGCCGGCGTGAGCGGCCCGGGCAGCTCTGTGGTCTCGCCGGAACTAAGATCGATGTACTACTACTACTATCTGTTTCCACCTACGTCTTCTGTTGTTCAGACCACCAGATGGTCACCAGAGCAGCGCTTGTAATAAAAGAACAGCTTCTGCAGAGCTGTGTTTATTTACATTACATTTGCAATTCGTATTCAACTGCCTACAAAAACCCTGTACTTTTGCATGTCACTATGCCACAGATCCACCAGCATGCCAAGAAATGGCTTCCTGGACCGCTGAAGTGTACCGATATGGCTGTTCGAATCATATTCTTGTAGAAGAACAAAGTGACATTCCGTAGAAGAAACAGAAAGAATTTTCCCAAGGAATATGGCAAAAGACATATGGCTTTTGGTTGGAAGGAAAAACAACACTGTAAAAGAAACAGAAAGCGTTTTCCCGATAGTTTTGAAATTAGGCCAAGAAACACGTAGCAAATAATGTTCACACATTAAGATCTTTTACAAAATAGGTGGCTACCATGCATTGCCACTCGCAGATTAGAATATCATAGTCATTACCCCTTAACACTTTGTAGATATGGGTTGCAGACTTGCAGTATCTATCTGAATAAGTGTAGCAGCTGACGAAAATCTACTAAGGAAACATCTGCAGTTGAACAGCGGAACTACATTTACTAGGGAAAAACTGCATCAACATCTACTAAAAACATCTGCAGTTGATCAAAATCACCTCATTAAACTGCGCTTCTCATGGGCGAAACTCACGCACGTACTTTTAGCAATACAGATACAGAAGGCCATTGATATGGCAACCATCCATCAATCGATCTTCACGGACGCGAAGAGGTAGTGCACAAAGGATATTGACGTCAAGAAGCCAATGGTTCCAGTGGCGAGCATGATCGCGAACGCCATGAGGAATGAGTAGCCGATGTAGAGCATTGCAGAGACAGGACCGCTCAGGCTTCTGAGATCAAAGACCAAGTAGTTGATGGAGTAGAGGAACACGTAGAGAGCAACAGAGCCCGATGCAAAGAAGGccttccaccaccacctccagtccTCAACACAGAGATTCATGTATGTGAGGACGACAGATACCTCAGCGCAAACAACGACAAGCATCAGCAGGACAATCAGCAGGAAGCCAAACACATAGTAGAACCTTCCAAGCCAGATGCTCGACAGAATGAAGAACAGCTCAATAAACAGGGTTCCAAATGGCAGTGTGCCTGCTCCAAGGACCAGAAGCCATGATGGATATTTCCGTGCAGGGATCTCTCTAGGAATCTGGTTGGTGCGAACAGGGAATTCAATTTGCTCTGCTCTTGTACCAAGGAAGCCACCAACAAGCGTTAACGGCACAGAGATACAGAACCACAGAGCCAGAAGGGTGAAAAATAATGATATAGGTAAAGCTCCAGTGCTTTTGCTTCCCCACAGCACAAAGTTTAAGATGGTAAGGACCGTAAACATGACACCAGGGAAAAAGCAGGCAGTCAACCatgacagtgatctccatccttCAGACGTTCCCTTAATAGTCCTCCATAGCCGAACACTGACATACCCAGCTACAATACCAAGGAAAAGATAGAGAATAATCATTCCAGTAAGAAGCATTCCTCTTGAAGCTGGAGACATGAACCCAAGTGTGGAAAAAACAATTGTTACAATTGACATGCCCAGAATTTGAACTCCATCACCAATCATGATGCATAATAGCTTGGGGCAAGTTGGCTCTCTGAACACATCTCCAACAACAAGCTTCCACCCAGATAGCTCCTCATTCATCTGTGCTTGCGCTTCCTTGTCGAGCTCTTCATATGTGGTGAGATCCCTCCTGACAGTTCTCAGGAATATAATAAAGACGATTCCTGCCAAGAACAAGATGACCATGAGGGAGTTCATTATAGAGAACCAGTGGACCTTGGCACCAGCCTCCATCTTCAGATAAGCATCCCACCTAGATGGCCACCTGATGTCACTCTTCACAAACTCAACATCATAGGTAAACGTGATCCTCTCCTGTTGCCTGATCACTTGGGACATTCGAAGCTCCACCGGGCAGCTCACAGGTTCAATGGTGTCATGCATGTTAAGCTTAGAGAAATCCTCGGGGTCACGCTTCACACTGCAAGGCACGACCTCAAAACCAACAATCTGATACCCAGACATCCCCTTCTTGTCCGTCTCTGATATGACAGcagatccttcttctccattaCCGATTATTTCTACATTTGTTCCTTCGTACTCATGGACCAAGACCTTAAACTTTAAATGGTTGATGATATAATCATCAGCACTACCAGCGGGAGTGTAACCAACAGGAAAACCAGTCCACTGTACTGTGATACCATTCTGCTCAGCAAAACGCATGACAGGCAGATTGTCCAGCATCATGTTCACCTGATAAAGATCACGGGCCCGCTGCTTGAGAAGCTTTGCATCATTCTCATTAAGCCCTTTCGTGGTGCAGAGGAAGAGGGACTCGTTGACATTCACACGGAACCGGTAGGGTGAGTTGTCGATCTGGTCACCCATGAGAAGCTCACCCAGGTTCTCGGCGCTCTTCTTGATGCCGCCAGGTGGACGGCAGTATGGCAGACTGTAGTAGCTGAACGGCATCTCAGTCTCAATGGACGTGAGTGAATTAACCTTTGCCCATATATCCTCACCTTGGGAGTATGTGTGCATGTAGCTGCCAGGCAAGTAGAATGCATTGCCTGGAGACAAAGTCAGCAACAGCACAGCCAACAATAACAGAGCCGGACAACGAGAACTATGCAGCGCCCCAGCCATCTGAAGCACAAACTCTCACCAACGACCTAGAACATGTGAGGTATACCCTGTAACAAGAACATTTTTATTGATCAAAATCACGAATAAATTACATCCATAGTTATTTTGGTATAAATCTTTTATCTGGACAACAACATCTGAAAGGTGTAATGATAATTGCAGAAGACTAGTCATTGCCTAGAGCAAGATCATGCAAAATCCATCCATTCCCTCACAATCTAGAACATTCACATCCAAGTTACTAGTAAACGTTAATTCCCCTCCGATTAAACAATAATTGACTACCTTAAGAAGCAACTAACGCAGTGCAACCAAACTAGAACAGTGATTTCTAAGTATAGAAGCGCGATGACAAAAATTCTCCAACAAACAGAGGGCACAGCCACTCACTGGGAGCAAAATAGTGCAAAAGGTTACTATGAAAACCTAAAATACAACCGACCTTGCCTCTAACCAGACGAGCAATTCCCTATTTCCTACGCGCCTAAAATCGGAAGCGTTCGGCAACCATGAAACACTCCACAGTTGACACATCGATGGCAGAGCAGGTACTACAGCCCCCATGACCACGTACCTACGCCGAAAAACCCCGCAGATCTACAGAAAAGCGCCTAAGGAAGAGATCTAGAGCAAGCAGCCGCGGGGGAATGAAATCCGGGCGCAAGGCTGCAACCCCGCGCTGCTGGTAGAGCTAGGGACGCGAATTGAAGGAATGGGAATGGACGGAAGCGTCGAGAAAGTTCTATAGAACTGCGGAGGAAGGTACCTGACGGTGGCGCACCGGGAAGAAGCGAGGGCGGAGCTGGCGAACGGGATGGGTGGATCCGGGGAGGGGAGATATGGGAGGGCAGGCGCACGGAAAAAAAGTGGGCAAGGGGGGTCGAGATATTTGGGTGGCGCATCCAAATCTTGGCGATGTTGGGCTGGGCTGCTGCAGGATAGGATTTCCATTTCCTGGCCCGGTGGTGGTGCTGCCGTTTCGATCGAAGAAGAAAAACTCCCCTAGCCCTAAAAAAAACCTCCCCTAAAGAATACGAACAAAAAAAACTTGTACTGGCATCTTCTCTGGGGAAGCCTTCATGGCGGTTTTATTTATTAGGCGAAACACTTACATGGTTTGACAAGACAGACAAAAAAAAATTGAGGATCCTTTTGCCACACAAGAGGGCTACGCTCCGACTTACTAGCTAAAACATGTGCCGCCATATTGGCTTCCCTAAGACAAAACTCGAACGAAACATGACTAAACTCATGACAAAGAAAGAAACAATCATCATAAATCGGCCGCATGTCCAAGAGAATGGCTtgggatggcagttttgcccatgggtatgggtacccgtgggtaccctacccg
The sequence above is drawn from the Triticum aestivum cultivar Chinese Spring chromosome 7A, IWGSC CS RefSeq v2.1, whole genome shotgun sequence genome and encodes:
- the LOC543442 gene encoding protein RAFTIN 1A precursor → MARFLVALLATTLVAVQAGGQLGHAAPATAEVFWRAVLPHSPLPDAVLRLLKQPAAGVELLTEATSFVRDAEDRPPFDYRDYSRSPPDDEPSKSTGAASGARDFDYDDYSGGDKLRGAASGARDFDYDDYSGADKLRGATDEYKAPSSSLAGNGASMARGGKAETTTVFFHEEAVRVGKRLPFRFPPATPAALGFLPRQVADSVPFTTAALPGVLATFGVASDSATVASMEATLRACESPTIAGESKFCATSLEALVERAMEVLGTRDIRPVTSTLPRAGAPLQTYTVRSVRPVEGGPVFVACHDEAYPYTVYRCHTTGPSRAYMVDMEGARGGDAVTIATVCHTDTSLWNPEHVSFKLLGTKPGGTPVCHLMPYGHIIWAKNVNRSPA
- the LOC123150950 gene encoding transmembrane 9 superfamily member 12 → MAGALHSSRCPALLLLAVLLLTLSPGNAFYLPGSYMHTYSQGEDIWAKVNSLTSIETEMPFSYYSLPYCRPPGGIKKSAENLGELLMGDQIDNSPYRFRVNVNESLFLCTTKGLNENDAKLLKQRARDLYQVNMMLDNLPVMRFAEQNGITVQWTGFPVGYTPAGSADDYIINHLKFKVLVHEYEGTNVEIIGNGEEGSAVISETDKKGMSGYQIVGFEVVPCSVKRDPEDFSKLNMHDTIEPVSCPVELRMSQVIRQQERITFTYDVEFVKSDIRWPSRWDAYLKMEAGAKVHWFSIMNSLMVILFLAGIVFIIFLRTVRRDLTTYEELDKEAQAQMNEELSGWKLVVGDVFREPTCPKLLCIMIGDGVQILGMSIVTIVFSTLGFMSPASRGMLLTGMIILYLFLGIVAGYVSVRLWRTIKGTSEGWRSLSWLTACFFPGVMFTVLTILNFVLWGSKSTGALPISLFFTLLALWFCISVPLTLVGGFLGTRAEQIEFPVRTNQIPREIPARKYPSWLLVLGAGTLPFGTLFIELFFILSSIWLGRFYYVFGFLLIVLLMLVVVCAEVSVVLTYMNLCVEDWRWWWKAFFASGSVALYVFLYSINYLVFDLRSLSGPVSAMLYIGYSFLMAFAIMLATGTIGFLTSISFVHYLFASVKID